The Felis catus isolate Fca126 chromosome C2, F.catus_Fca126_mat1.0, whole genome shotgun sequence genomic sequence tacttattttgagagggagagaaattgtgagtgagggagggtcaaagagagaaagagggagagagagagaatcccaagtaggttccacgctgtcagcacagagcctgacacggggttcgatcccacaaaccatgagatcatgcctgaggCTGAAATCtggagtcggacccttaaccgcctgagccccccaggcaccccaagacccaCTGCCTGTCTGTTGTGTCGGTTCACTTTAGGGACTGAGTGGCCCCTTGTGATGCTGGGGCTCCTCACCCAAAATTGCAGAGGGCCCAGCGTCTGTCTGAGGCTCATTTTGCGCCCTCGCACCCCCACCACCCTGGGGAGGGAGCTGATCTGCACTTGGCTCTCGTGTAGCTCATTCCCGAGCCAGGCTGGATTCGCTGGAGAGCGAGGTTTCTGGGTAACGGGGGCCGTCAGAGGAAGCCAGGATCCCCTCTGCGACACGCTGGCGGCAGGCCGGGCCCCGGCGGCAGGACCTTTGTGTCCCGTGGTCCCGACTCTGGACCCTGAGCTGAGGACGGACGGTCTCTTTTCCAGGCTGGAGAGGTGTGACGTGGGCACAGTGTTGCTGCGGAGACAGAACTCTGGATGGGTGTTTGAGAACCCCTGTAAGGCGACAGCCTCCGCGGGTGCGGGGCAGCCTGGGGATGGGCTCGCTCGCCCGGCCAGCACTGCGGGAAGGGGAGGGGATCGGTCACCCCCAGACTCCCTCTGTAGTGTGCAGGGGGGTGGCCCTCTGCCCCCGTGGGGACAGGACCGGGGGAGTGTGACCCCGGATGAGCTGGGACAGGCCCTCGCCAGCTGGCCATCCGTcaccggggacccggggaccacGGGGCTCTGGGGCTCTGAGCTTGCCGGGGGGCCTCTCGTGTCTCCCAGCCCTGGGCGTGTTAGACTACCGGGTACTGGGCACCAACTTCAGGGACTACGCCATCGTCTTCACCCAGCTGGAGTTCAAGGACGAGGCCTTCAGCACCGTGGAGCTCTACAGTGAGTGGCTGAGACCTCGGGCCCGCCCACAAACTCCCTGCCGGCAGCAGCCACGCTGTGCGGGAAGCACATCGTCCCAGGGTCCGGGGCTAGAGAGAGGGGTCCACCGCCTGGGCTGGCCCCTGTGCCCCCAGGGACCCGGCGCCTCATCCTGCACTCCCCCCGCTGCAAGAGGGGCGGCTGGGGCGTGGGGCACAGGTGTGAGGGTCCCCTCCTGCCCCGCAGGTCGGACGGAGCTGGCCAGCCAGGAGGCCGTGCGCCTCTTCACCAGGTGGAGCAGGGGCCTGGGCTTCCTGTCCCAGCAGCAGGCCGTGCTGCAGCGGGACCGTGAGTGTCCCCCGGGGCCGCCCCCATGCCCAAGAACCGGCTCACTTCCTCTGGTCTCGGGGACCCTCCCGGTCTCAGTGAGTCAGGCaggactgggggcgggggtggtggttaGTTCTTCAAGGAGTCACCTGCTCCCTGGCCCAAGTCAGGCCGGCAGGGGAGGCCCCGTCTCGGGTGAGGTCGTGGGCCCGTCCTCACGCCTCCTCTTGTCCCTCCAGTCACCTGCGCGCACAAGGCCTTCCAGGTAAGCTGGCTTCCCGAGCATCACCCCGCGTCCTACACCCCAGTGCTCTGCAGCCGTGAAGGGCCAGGGACCCGGGTGGAGGCAGATGCCCCTCGGGGTGAACCTGGGGTCCCCCAGTGCTCTTCCTGGTTTTCAGTGAATGCTTCGGCCTCCAGCGGGGACAGTGCCCACTGTGTCCGGACCAGGCCGGCCAGGCACTGGCAACCTGCTCAGCCacctgggtgctgggtgctgggtgctggatGCTGGGTGCTGGGCAGGTGCTCCCAGGGACTCTTGCTGTGTTTCCAAATAAAGCGATTCCACAAACCGCTAGAGTTGCCTCTCACTCGTGTGCTGGGCTGGGCTCGGTGTCGAGGGCGGACAGAGATGGACAGGGCGCCGCTCTCGTGGGGCGCGGGCCGCACAGGGAGAGGATAGGGTGCGGTGGGCACACCCCGGCTGAACCACACGGCACAGAGAGCCAGCTCGGGGGCGAGAGGGCCGGCCTGCACTTGTGTCCCTCGGCAGAGTCCCTCTGGGTGAGGGGACCCGCGCACACGGGTCTCGGCcggggagtgggggctgggccGGAGGCAGCCGCTCCCCGGGGAGGGGTCACACAGCCCTGGGCCGATGGGAGGGTCGTCTGCCCGAGTGAGAGCAGGCCTGCGGTTCGAGTTCGGACAGGGTGCTGGGCCGACGAGGTGGGCACTGGTGCCCACCGGGGTGCCAGGCTGGGGCACCTCGGTGTCCGGGGCAGGGGCACCTCGGTGTCCGGGGCAGGGCTCTGGGGCAAGGGCAGGGGCCCAGGATTGCAGAGGCCTGGGCTGTGGGGCCTCCTGTGGTCTGGTGGGGCCCTGCCTGAGGTCCTGgcagaagctggggtgggggctgcccatCCCTCACGGCGAGGGGCGGTGCATACCAGGAAGGGGGGCAGGCGGGCACATACAGGAGAgttgcatgcacatgcacacacaccccatgtgcctgtgcacacacaccGGCTGCCCCCTCTGTCAACACCTGCTCAGGACAGATCGCCCGTCAGCACCTGCTCAGGGCGACCCTGCGGTCGGGTCCTGCTTCTCACACTCGGATAACCTTATGAAGTGACTCATAGTGACACCAGCTGGCTGTTGTCTCTCTTCCGGGGGTGGGGAGCTACTGTGAGAGGCCCAGGGCTCCCACTGTGAGGAGGGACGGCTCCAGGGGACACGTGGTGACCTGAGGTCGGGGGGGGGGAGTGACCTCGGGAACACGATGGCTTTGTCTTCAGGGGCCTCCCGGGCAGGTGGCACCGACCAGGCTGAGCACCTGGGCCGGCCCTCTGTGCCCGGGGGAGCCCCCCGGCCTCCCCATCGGCCCACCCCAGGCCGGCTCAAGGCTCCGGGTTGGTTGGACGGCCACGGCAGGGTCGGTGGGTGGGGAGATTTAAACTCAGTGCCCTGGTGGCCGAAGAGGGAGGCTGGAGATGGGACCGGGGAGGCTGGTGTCCACGCTGGTCCTGGCGTTCGTGCTGGCCATGGGGTCCCGGCCACAGGAACAGCTGCCCAGGGAGGCCCACAGCCTCAACTGGAACAAGGTAGAGCCGTAGGCCTGCTGTCCCCCGAGCCAGGCACCCAGGCCGTGGGGGCCAGGGATCATCCATTTAGGGATCGCTCCCTAAAAATCTCCCAAGGGCCTTCCCGGGGCCCTGGGCAGGGCCCCGAGGCTGGCAGGAGTCTCCGGCACAGGCCCCTGCCGGCCCAGTGGGACTGCTCCCCCGGCCTCTCCCAGAGCAGCTGCCGGCCATGGGGGTGGGTAAGGCGCAGGGCCCCAGGCAGGTGCACCCAGAGATGCTAGGTGGGCAGAGGTGGAATCAGCAGGACGTGTTCTGGAACGGGGAGATGGCTGGCAGGTGGAACCCTCCAGCGGGGGTGGCTGTGGGCACAGGCTGAGCGGGCCGTGGCGGTGTCTGGGACGGTGGGTTTGCGGCAGGAAATCGGAGGGATGGGGCCCCCCCGGAGGCCCTGCACGGGAAGGAAGTTACAGCACACGGTTCCCAGTGCCCAGCCCCCGCACCCACAGACAGTCTGGCGTCTGCCCACCAGGGCCCCTAACCAGGGGCGTGCAGGTCCGGGGGGCTGGATGCGGGCTGGGTGTCTGGGAGGCATCCCTTGTCCAGTGGGTTCCGGGAACCTGGGAAGGAGCCCCTGAGTTCAGGGGGGGGGCCTTCGGCGGGTGGTGGGGTTCCCCAGGAAgagggaccccgagccccaggacgccaaGACGCAGGCCTgcgggtaggacaatccaaagtcaaggacaTGGGCTTCCTGACCTAGCTCGTCTTACTAGTGACCCAGGCTGTGCTATTAGCctcggtgtccccatctgtgacacGGGGACGAAACGGGCCTTCTAGATGGCTTGTCGCATTCCCCGACAGATGaggtggaatcgtggcctggtgcctggaggacacaaagggccacctggaaggctgtcccagagtcccccagggcacaggattccggaagcccctcctCGGCCCCTGCCTGACGTCCCCCTTCCGGGAACACTCAGCGTTGTTTGCAGAGGAGGTGGAGACGATCCAGGACGTCAGCAGGTCCCACGTGAaggaaggtcagcgctggagggacagaaggatgtgtcccgtgcccccttccagggcccgagctgtgacgccctctgacctgacctCTGACCCGACCTGGTGTGTGGACCCggcttctgtggtttcactccctccttccctccctccttccctaatTCAGCCGGCCATCTCAGGTCCCTGCCGTGTGCCGAACACCGGGACCTCATCGGTGAGCGCGACCCGACGGGGTCCCCCACGTGGCCTCTTCCTTTGCGGCGTCTGAATCTTCCTGTGCTGGGTCCCCtctggcgagtctgggagggaggcctctgcacaTGTCCCTGCAAGGAAGCACGAGTCCGGAAGGTCCAGACGACCTGCCCCAAGTCCCAGCGTGTGGAGACTGGACACGGGGTGGTCCCTGATCAGAGGAAGACTTGGGCCCACGGAGCCCGCAGGATGACGAGTACAGGgagcccggaggaggaggggggagcacCGTGGCGGCCTGGCGCTCAGGCCAACTGGGAGACGGTGTCGTACCCGGACCGGCTCTGTCCCCAGGGCCGTCGGGGTATCCGCGCTCCCGGGTGGCAGGCTGGCCCcggctggcaggagaggaggtgccCGTGGGGCAGGACAGAGCCCTCAGGCAGAGCGGAGGGTCGCAGGTGCTCCCCCAGGGGCAGGTGGACTCGAGCGCCCTGAGGCGGCATCACCGGGACAACTGTGCCGTGCCAGCCCCACTTCCCCAAATTCAAGACCAAGACCCTATCACCCTGTCCCACCCCCGAGAGCAGAAACCGCTTCTGTCCTAGTTCCTTTGTGGATGCTTCCATGCCTGCCCTCAGCACCCTGTCTGCTCCCCGCTGTGTGCACACACCTGGATCACGAGAGTGAGCCCCGGACCCCACCCAGGAGGTGGTAcggcccctcacccaccccagcAAGGGAGAGCGCCGTCCCCATGGCCCTACTCCCCCTAAGAAGACACGTAAGCCATATTCACCAAGGTTTTTAACCatcgtacacacacacacacacacacacacacacagagcgaaGGATGGGGGCCTTGGGGACCCGCACACGAATGTCTCCTGTGCTTTTGTGGGTTTGCTCTGGTTCTCCGGATCCTCCTCCTGGCTCCCTTGAAGTTGTCAGGCCTCTGCCCGAGTCCCTGGGTCACCCACCTACCCTCTCCTGTTAGGAAGACGTCCAAATGCACGCCCTGCGTTTCCTCTCATGTTCCTCTCGCCTCCTAGACTTCGGTCATCAGATTTGGGAGTCGTGAACAGCCTTTCTGTCTTCCCTCACCTGTCCTTCCACCCAGCTCTTCCCAGGCCGGCCCCGAGGCTGTCCTCGGGTTGGATTCATCTcctcctgggaggtgggggtcgGGTGGACAGAGGGCAGACGGTgccggtgggggcaggagaggccgTGGCCCACAGGCCGAGGGCGGGCTTGTCTGCCAGGGCCCCCGGGCGGGGTGAGCCCCGCCTGCCTCTCCTCTTTCTTACCGGGAGGCATCGTTGTCCTGAACGGGCACCAGGGAACCTGAACGAAGAGACCACTTTGCTTTGAGACAAGGGGCGGTGTGGCAAGGGCTGCAGGGGACGTTGGCCTTGGATTTGGGAAAGAGAGGCCGGCCACGCACTGCTGTCGCGTTCATGTCCTCTCTGCCCACCTGAGTGCACCTGCAGCCGGAGGGGCTGGTTCCCGGCAGGCTGGCAGCGTCCCCTGGAGTCCCcggtccctcctctctgcctgaggACGGTCCCCCGGAGACGGGAGCCCCACACCTGTCTCTGGAGACCTCTGCTTTGTCAAgttgtcacctgggctgccggtccccagaccagaaacctgccgGTCTGAAGGTGCCCAGCGCTGCCTCCCTcgggtttcacttgcccgagtccctccccgggatGCCCCGCATCTCTGACGCCGGCTCCCATGGACCGGGACGGGTCTGGtctccatcccggggaacgcacgGGCTTTGGAGCGTTATTTGGCCCAGGggcctgtgaacctttctggccctgggtcgtgagggatgctctcccctCTGCGGTGTGACCGTCCGGCCTTCTGCGTCTCCCGGCTTCTGTCTGGGCCACGGGGGGACCAGCCGTGTCCTGGCTGGcgtcaggctgtggtgtcacagcacaaacgggggtctccaccccgagaccgtgcccattgtcaccgaaggggcctcttttttcccacctaatctttaatccattgtgatttcaacaTCAAAGGAGAAACAGTCTATTTCAAGCGACCACAGAGTAcgaaaatgaatctgtcccgtctgaaaagtcggtgcagacccgAAGGTATCTCTTGAGAGATTCCACTTGTAGGAAACCTCCAGAGTAAGTAACGGAACACGGAGAGAAAGCggactgggggttcccagggcctggcgggggcacgaatggggagggCGGGCTCCGGGTACACGGTGTCCCTCGGGGACTGAGATACTCTGCACCAATATTCTGTGGCGTGGTTCACAGCGTCGTGAGTGTACCCAGCGcgcaggaattgcacaacgtaaagtaaataaaaattttactgagGATTAATATGGATTATAAACCAACAGTGAAGAAATAAAGTCACAgctaaaaagaagaggagagaaaggataagggagaagaggaagagacattgtGGTAGGGTGTCAGGGTCGGGGATTGGaacaattagaaataaaacaaacatccCGTGTAGGCCCTCAGGCCCTTGATCAGTGGCTGGCATCCATGTGGGAGCAAGGGcggtggcaggggcagggagaagggcggtggcaggggcgggggcaggggcagggagaagagaggtggcaggggcggggagaagggcggtGGCAGGAACGGTGttgggagcagaagcaggaacagtggaagcagcaggagcagaagcaggacccagctgactctgcccaggtgcccgctgtccccgcacaggtcccaggtcacctgcCGGCTGccgggcccctgcaggagtcgccccaggCGCCACCCCCGCCTCCAGAGCCGCCGAGGCCCCCGAGGCTGTTGGCtcgggctctggagccgcaccggcttctgctcctgccccggactcttgagaaggaaacagagtgatggttgcagcggCTCCAAGGGCTCAGGGTGACAGGAGAGAAGGTCCCCCCGCgccggcctctccaggggccttgcAGACACACAACACACCCCAGGGCCTCCCGAGAAGccgcggccaggaacccacaccaggacctctgcccccctgcggCCCGCAGCCCCGGGGGCTctcagtctctgctcctggccccacaccagcccccgggggctcctccctgggtggcccagcaccgcccggGGCCCCAtgcaccccatcccccacccccagccttctcaccctcgggctcggGCTCTGGGGGCTCCGGGTCCTGGTCCCAGGACCGCTGagccaggaccctgtggaggggcccgGGCGGTGAGGGAGGCCCTCCCAGGCCatctccaggccctgcttccggaGACCTCCGTGCGGCCACTCTCTCCccgggtccagggtggccctcctgggcgacggggcacacGCACACCTCTGTAGGGCAGGTGAATCGGGATCCCGACAGTCGCCTCCCGATTTCATccgttgatttctgtaaagacagtgacccgcggCCGGCCCGGAGGCATCACAGCCCCGCCcggccatcctcagtgtccttccgccctctcCCCCTGCGGCTCCCAGATCCGACACAGACCTGAGTGCGCACAGCCCTGCGCccgggacacagtgacatccacctgcAGGCTCGGGATGAATCTTGGGGacaagagggccaccccagcacactctgtccctcccagccAGCCTTGACCTGGAGTGTGAGCATGGCCtgcccaccaggcatctgaccccttcatcagcctgcacctgctcacgtgggccctccacacacacacacacacacacacacacacacacgggaggggccGTGGGGCCGCACAAGTCAGATCAGAGCGGTGTCGGGCTGGACCGACTGTCTCTGGGGCTCCCTGGGTTACCTTTGgctccctgcgagctagagacctgaggcgtcctgtgcacgacctgacccactgtctccggGGTCGGGGAGCGTCGCAGCCACGGGCTCCCCTGAGCcagcagccgcgggacacgggcacacaacaggagaacatgttcgtcaggcgaaggtgtcccaacgaatgagcccagtcgggcgctgtctccacaatgtgggtgcctggtgacccgggttctgACTTCACTTGGGCTTTGTGACCAGAGAGGTGAGGTCACTGCCAGGTCACTGGGCTTTGTGACCAGAGAGGTGGGTCCCCTTACCCGTCTTCCtcctcctacaagagcccctcccaggctgcggagggctcccctccaccccatgccctgtccctacagtgacaccaacacagcccagccACATCCCCGCGAGGCCTGGTGCAGCCGGTGTGGCAGCTCTGGggacacagagctgggttcagacctgggttttcctcctGACCAGTGCCGGGACCCCGCACAGACCCTGTGCCTCCCGGCGCCCCCCGGTCtccccgtctgcacagtggggtccttctgGAATCCACTTCTAGGGAcaccatcagggagacacctgtagactcgtcccgtgcctgctaccccatgaggctcgtgggcacacgtggccgtggaaagatgaggaaggggtgggcctggcacggaacacactcacgcgggcctgggtctgctccgggtccaggcacagccacccctcctgcctgggtcccggGCCcgggggaaggtggaggtgagcTCGTTCAGACCCTGTGCCCACCCGACACGCCCCTCCAGGGGCTCCATCACATTTGGGCCCGGGTCCCAGCGCCTGggctgtggctcccagccttcccgAATCCTGGTCACACATCCCTgtgtcaccccctccccttccgGGTGGACGGCCCGTGTGACCGCGTTCTAAGGGCTAGAAGACGATGACGGGCTGTCACTTCCAGGCCGATTCATGGaatttctgctttcctctctccGGGGTCCATTCTCTGTGTCTGCCTCGGACTcggtctgtctctgtgtgtctcacaggagcagggcctgtgggctccagggtcCAGGTGAcgaccctcagaagcctcccttgtggcccgTGTCCCTCCCCCGGCccggtgctcagctccctcacgaggcctcctcaCCCCAGGCAGGGCACTGcctggggaaccacttcctaatgaggacccgaggctccaacAAGGAGGGTCTTCacctcggtccccacaccagggtccactgctcggccacgtgctgcaaacccaggacctcggtcctccaagcccccaggctgccctctgctcagaaggaccttgagggagtaggaagcattttcccaggaggggagaacagagggtcAGGGATGAAGATCCCGGGACACAGACtcgtctatgagcctgtgggaccctgggGACACTGTCTACGCAGCCCAATTTACGGAGGAGGacgctgagtccttctgtgccctagccccgtccacacttcctactTCCAGGTGCCCAgtgtggtggacacaggaccccagaccccgtcctcccctagttcccgCCAATCCCCCCAGACATCTTGGGGACCCCCCGGCCCTCAGCCGGCACATCTCCCCTCCCCATGctgtgggtcccgggctattgccaggaatcctgatgtccctgcccatggccccactgcctccagcctttctcttctttcccccacgttacccaccccctcccagtgtggactccC encodes the following:
- the LOC101097107 gene encoding epididymal-specific lipocalin-6 translates to MGSVLLTALLTSVSAPCAQAVWLGRLDPRQLLGSWYVLAVASGEKGFAVEKATKNIEGVVVTLTAENNLKMLSSRHRLERCDVGTVLLRRQNSGWVFENPSLGVLDYRVLGTNFRDYAIVFTQLEFKDEAFSTVELYSRTELASQEAVRLFTRWSRGLGFLSQQQAVLQRDLTCAHKAFQ
- the LOC109496987 gene encoding skin secretory protein xP2-like isoform X1, with amino-acid sequence MPGGQAMLTLQVKAGWEGQSVLGWPSCPQDSSRACRWMSLCPGRRAVRTQKSTDEIGRRLSGSRFTCPTEVCVCPVAQEGHPGPGERVAARRSPEAGPGDGLGGPPSPPGPLHRVLAQRSWDQDPEPPEPEPEESGAGAEAGAAPEPEPTASGASAALEAGVAPGATPAGARQPAGDLGPVRGQRAPGQSQLGPASAPAASTVPASAPNTVPATALLPAPATSLLPAPAPAPATALLPAPATALAPTWMPATDQGPEGLHGMFVLFLIVPIPDPDTLPQCLFLFSLILSLLFFLAVTLFLHCWFIIHINPQ
- the LOC109496987 gene encoding skin secretory protein xP2-like isoform X2, with the protein product MFSCCVPVSRGCWLRGARGCDAPRPRRQWVRSCTGRLRSLARREPKKSTDEIGRRLSGSRFTCPTEVCVCPVAQEGHPGPGERVAARRSPEAGPGDGLGGPPSPPGPLHRVLAQRSWDQDPEPPEPEPEESGAGAEAGAAPEPEPTASGASAALEAGVAPGATPAGARQPAGDLGPVRGQRAPGQSQLGPASAPAASTVPASAPNTVPATALLPAPATSLLPAPAPAPATALLPAPATALAPTWMPATDQGPEGLHGMFVLFLIVPIPDPDTLPQCLFLFSLILSLLFFLAVTLFLHCWFIIHINPQ